DNA sequence from the uncultured Campylobacter sp. genome:
ATATCTTGAAAGACTAGCGAATTTAAAAGAGATTTTTTCTAAATTTGACGTGCCTGTTAAGATAAAAGGCAAAAAAATCACTATCGAATTTGATGACATAGCTGATATCGATAGGCTAATAAACAAGATAAAATAAAAATATTTCTTTAAATTTAGCTTGTTTTATCCTTTTTTTTTGTAAAATAAGCACGATTTTATTATGTTTAAGAAAATATTAAACTTTAAGGAGATTTGATGTTGGAAATTAATTTGCCGCTAGTCGTCCTAACGGCAGTTATTTTTCTAGGGCTTATCGCCGTTTTAAATTCCATCCTTTACAAGCCTCTACTTAAATTTATAGACGCTAGAAACGATGCGATAAAAAACGACGAAGAGAGCGCTAGTAAAAATACGAGCGATCTTGGCGTGTACGAAGCGCAGATAGAACAGCTCATAGCTGCCGCAAGAAGCGAAGCGGGCAAAATCAAGCAAGAGGCTATTAACGCCGCAAAAGAGGCGGCCGCTAAGATAGTCAGCGAAAAGCGCGGAGTTTTGGATGCTGATTACGATGCCTTTATCCAAAATTTAAACGCTCAAAAGAGCGATTTTAGAGCTGATTTACAGCAAAAACTGCCTGAACTTCAAGCTGCTTTAAAAGCAAAACTCGCAAGGATTTAATATGAAAAGCAAAATTTTACTTTTATTATGTCCTTTTGTTTTGATGGCGGACGGCGGATACGACATCGTACCTAGAACGATAAATTTTATCGTTTTTGCCGCAATTTTGTATTATTTCATAGCAAACCCTATCAAGAACGCCTACAAGGGAAGAATCGCCGGTATCGCGGCAAGACTTGATAGTATCGAGCAAAAACTAAAAGATTCAAAAGCTAAAAAAGACGACGCTCTAAGACGAGTAGAAGAGGCCAAAGCAAATGCCGCTAGCCTAGTAGAAACCGCTAGAAAAGAGGCTGTTTTGATCTCTGAGCGCATCAAAGAAGAGACTAGACAAGAGGTCGCAAATCTGGAAAAAAGCTTCCAAGATCAAAAGGAATTTGAAAAAAGACGCATGGTTAAGTCCGTCGTAGGCGAAATTTTAAATGAAATCTTTGCAAGCGACAGCGTTAAAATGGATCAAAGCGAGCTTATCAATATCATGCTTAAAAGGGTTGGCTAATGAAAGAACTTATCGCAAAAAAATACGTAAAAGCTCTAGTTAGCGACCTTGGCAAGGATGAGTTTAACAACTTTACCGCTAAGTTGCAAGAGATCGCAAACGCATTCGCAAATGAAAAATTTCAAAACATCATTGTTTCTCCGAATTTAAAAAATAGCCAAAAAGCGGATTTCGTTCTATCTTTAGTCGGTGGGGCGGATCAGAAATTTGTAAATTTTATAAAACTACTCGGCGAAAATAAAAGACTTGATATTTTGCCTAATATCGTTTCGGAGCTTTTAGCGCAAAAATCAAAAATGGACAATGTTTTTTACGGTAAAATTTACGGCGGCTCTCAGATTAGCCAGGCTCAAATTTCAGAGCTTGAAAACAGCTTTTCTAAGAGATTTAACGCAAAAATCATTTTAGAGCCGGTAAAAAGCGATTACAACGGTATCAAGATCGAGCTAGACGACTTGGGCGTGGAGGCTAGCTTTTCGGTAGATAGGCTAAAAGCCCAAATGAGCGAATACATATTAAAAGCAATATAAAGGAGAAAAAGCGTGAGTGCAAAAATAAAAGCAGATGAAATCAGCGCCATCATCAAGGAGAGGATTGAAAATTTCAGCCTTAACGTCGATGTAAACGAGACGGGCAAGGTTATATCCGTAGCCGACGGCGTTGCTAACGTTTACGGCCTAAAAAACGTTATGGCCGGCGAGATGGTCGAGTTTGAGAACGGCGAAAAAGGCATGGCTCTAAACCTAGAGGAAAGCAGCGTCGGTATCGTTATCTTGGGTAAAACGGACGGTATCAAAGAGGGTTCGAGCGTAAAACGCCTAGCTAAACTTTTACGCGTTCCTGTCGGCGATGCTTTGATAGGCCGCGTCGTAAATTCACTCGGCGAGCCGATAGACGCCAAAGGCCCGATCGAAGCTAGCGAGACTAGATTCGTCGAGGAAAAAGCAAAAGGCATCATGGCTAGAAAGAGCGTTCACGAGCCGCTTCAAACGGGCATCAAGGCTATCGATGCGCTAGTGCCGATCGGCCGCGGACAACGCGAGCTCATCATTGGCGACCGCCAAACAGGTAAAACTACCGTCGCTATAGATACTATTATCAACCAAAAAGGTCAAGACGTTATTTGTATTTACGTAGCGATCGGACAAAAACAATCAACTGTCGCTCAAGTCGTTAAAAAGCTTGAAGAGTACGGCGCTATGGAGTACACTATCGTGGTAAATGCCGGCGCTTCCGACGCTGCTGCGCTTCAGTACCTAGCTCCTTATGCGGGCGTAACTATGGGTGAATATTTCAGAGATAACTCTCGCCACGCCCTAATCATCTATGACGATCTTTCAAAACACGCTGTCGCATACCGCGAAATGAGCTTGATTCTTCGCAGACCGCCGGGCCGTGAAGCTTATCCTGGCGACGTTTTCTATCTACACTCTCGCTTGTTAGAGCGCGCATCTAAGCTAAATGATAAGCTAGGCGCAGGTTCTCTAACGGCTCTTCCTATTATCGAGACGCAAGCTGGCGACGTTTCGGCGTATATTCCGACAAACGTTATTTCTATCACCGACGGTCAAATTTTCCTTGAGTCCGATCTATTTAACTCAGGTATCCGTCCTGCGATCAACGTCGGTCTTTCGGTTTCTCGCGTCGGCGGCGCAGCTCAGATAAAAGCGACCAAGCAAGTTTCGGGAACCTTAAGACTTGACCTTGCGCAATACCGCGAACTTCAGGCGTTTGCACAGTTTGCGAGCGATCTTGACGAGAGCTCGAGAAAGCAGCTTGAGCGCGGTCAAAGGATGGTCGAGGTGCTAAAACAGCCTCCTTACAGTCCGCTTGCCGTTGAAAAGCAAGTCGTTATCATCTTTGCCGGTACGAAAGGCTATCTAGACGATATTCCGACCGTAGCTGTTACTAAATTTGAAGCTGAGCTTTATCCTTATATAGAGGCTAAATATCCTGAAATTTTCGAGCAAATTCGAACCAAAAAAGCACTCGACAAAGAGATTGAGGAGCTTTTGCATAAGGCGCTAAAAGACTTTAAAGCGACGTTTGCCGCTAACTAAGGCTAGAATATGTCAAATTTAAAAGATATAAAACGAAAGATCAAGAGCGTCCAAAATACCCAAAAGACGACGCGCGCGATGAAGCTGGTATCTACGGCTAAACTTCGCAAAGCTGAAGAAGCAGCTCGTCACTCTAGGGTTTACGCACTCAAGATCAACGAAGTTTTATCTGAAATCGCCTATAAGATCAACCAATATCGCTCCGTAAACGCCGAGAGTAAATTTTTCGACGTTAAGGAGAATATCGAGAAGGTTGATATTATATTTGTTACCGCAGACAAGGGGCTTTGCGGCGGTTTTAATATTCAGACTATTAAAACCGTTAGAAATATGATTAACGAATTTAAGGCAAAAAAAGTAAAGATAAGACTTCGCGCGGTAGGTAAAAAAGGTATAGAATTTTTTAGCTTCCAGGGTATAAATTTGCTTGAGAAATATGTCGGCGTGAGCTCATCTCCTACCTATGAGAAAGCTCAAAATATCATAAAAGACGCGATAGACGACTTTATAAGCGGTGCGACTGATAAAGTTATTTTGGTACATAACGGCTACAATAATATGATCTCTCAGCAAATTCGCATAAACGATATCGTGCCGGTTGAGCCGCCAAAACTCGTCGAAGTCGAGACGAATTCTTTGATGGAATTTGAGCCGAGCGACGACGGTAAAATTTTA
Encoded proteins:
- a CDS encoding F0F1 ATP synthase subunit B' — protein: MLEINLPLVVLTAVIFLGLIAVLNSILYKPLLKFIDARNDAIKNDEESASKNTSDLGVYEAQIEQLIAAARSEAGKIKQEAINAAKEAAAKIVSEKRGVLDADYDAFIQNLNAQKSDFRADLQQKLPELQAALKAKLARI
- a CDS encoding F0F1 ATP synthase subunit B, giving the protein MKSKILLLLCPFVLMADGGYDIVPRTINFIVFAAILYYFIANPIKNAYKGRIAGIAARLDSIEQKLKDSKAKKDDALRRVEEAKANAASLVETARKEAVLISERIKEETRQEVANLEKSFQDQKEFEKRRMVKSVVGEILNEIFASDSVKMDQSELINIMLKRVG
- a CDS encoding F0F1 ATP synthase subunit delta, with the protein product MKELIAKKYVKALVSDLGKDEFNNFTAKLQEIANAFANEKFQNIIVSPNLKNSQKADFVLSLVGGADQKFVNFIKLLGENKRLDILPNIVSELLAQKSKMDNVFYGKIYGGSQISQAQISELENSFSKRFNAKIILEPVKSDYNGIKIELDDLGVEASFSVDRLKAQMSEYILKAI
- the atpA gene encoding F0F1 ATP synthase subunit alpha, producing MSAKIKADEISAIIKERIENFSLNVDVNETGKVISVADGVANVYGLKNVMAGEMVEFENGEKGMALNLEESSVGIVILGKTDGIKEGSSVKRLAKLLRVPVGDALIGRVVNSLGEPIDAKGPIEASETRFVEEKAKGIMARKSVHEPLQTGIKAIDALVPIGRGQRELIIGDRQTGKTTVAIDTIINQKGQDVICIYVAIGQKQSTVAQVVKKLEEYGAMEYTIVVNAGASDAAALQYLAPYAGVTMGEYFRDNSRHALIIYDDLSKHAVAYREMSLILRRPPGREAYPGDVFYLHSRLLERASKLNDKLGAGSLTALPIIETQAGDVSAYIPTNVISITDGQIFLESDLFNSGIRPAINVGLSVSRVGGAAQIKATKQVSGTLRLDLAQYRELQAFAQFASDLDESSRKQLERGQRMVEVLKQPPYSPLAVEKQVVIIFAGTKGYLDDIPTVAVTKFEAELYPYIEAKYPEIFEQIRTKKALDKEIEELLHKALKDFKATFAAN
- the atpG gene encoding ATP synthase F1 subunit gamma, whose translation is MSNLKDIKRKIKSVQNTQKTTRAMKLVSTAKLRKAEEAARHSRVYALKINEVLSEIAYKINQYRSVNAESKFFDVKENIEKVDIIFVTADKGLCGGFNIQTIKTVRNMINEFKAKKVKIRLRAVGKKGIEFFSFQGINLLEKYVGVSSSPTYEKAQNIIKDAIDDFISGATDKVILVHNGYNNMISQQIRINDIVPVEPPKLVEVETNSLMEFEPSDDGKILNELLTKYFEYSMYYALVDSLAAEHSARMQAMDNATNNAKERVAQLKLSYNKARQESITTELIEIISGVESMK